In the genome of Candidatus Paceibacterota bacterium, one region contains:
- the bioB gene encoding biotin synthase BioB gives MLSTMCARQIDGSVQRRIADLGRLVLDGGDITRQQGRWLFALEARAEIFELLTWANRIREQFKGNKIHLCSIVNIKAGGCPEDCRFCAQSAIYETSSPRHGLIEPEAVRAAAAEAKANDVVALGLVAAWRGMEEGPALEQICQRLKELKEYGEPRPDASLGMIKNQKVADRLREAGLECYNHNLETSRRFFPQVCTTHSYEDRLRTIEHLKHADIKVCSGGILGMGETCEDRCDLAFALKDLGAHMVPMNFLNPIAGTPFSQRKPLAPLEILKTIACFRFVLPRQEITVAGGRTVNLRDLQSLIFMAGASALMVGNYLTTTNQPVEKDLQMLRDLGLDPRWDKHGFRDQLEPGGAGQVAVTGP, from the coding sequence ATGCTGTCAACCATGTGCGCGAGACAGATTGACGGCAGCGTTCAGCGCCGCATTGCGGACCTGGGGCGCCTGGTGCTGGACGGCGGTGACATCACGCGGCAGCAGGGCCGGTGGCTGTTCGCCCTTGAGGCCAGGGCGGAGATCTTCGAGTTGCTGACATGGGCAAATCGCATCCGCGAGCAGTTTAAGGGCAATAAGATTCACCTGTGCTCGATCGTGAACATAAAAGCGGGAGGCTGCCCCGAGGATTGCCGGTTCTGCGCCCAGTCGGCGATTTATGAGACCAGTTCGCCGCGCCACGGCCTGATCGAACCGGAAGCAGTGCGGGCGGCGGCGGCGGAAGCCAAGGCCAACGACGTGGTGGCCCTGGGCCTGGTGGCCGCCTGGCGAGGAATGGAGGAAGGTCCAGCCCTCGAACAGATTTGCCAGCGCCTGAAGGAGCTAAAGGAATATGGAGAGCCGCGGCCGGATGCGTCGCTGGGAATGATCAAGAACCAGAAGGTGGCCGACCGCCTCCGAGAAGCCGGGCTGGAGTGTTACAACCATAACCTGGAAACTTCACGACGGTTCTTCCCGCAGGTGTGCACGACGCACAGTTATGAGGACCGGCTGCGGACGATCGAGCACTTGAAACACGCGGACATTAAAGTTTGTTCAGGGGGCATTCTGGGCATGGGTGAAACCTGCGAGGACCGCTGTGACCTGGCGTTTGCGCTGAAGGATCTCGGTGCGCACATGGTGCCGATGAATTTCCTCAACCCCATTGCAGGAACGCCGTTCAGCCAACGGAAGCCCTTGGCTCCGCTGGAAATCCTCAAGACGATTGCGTGCTTCCGATTTGTCCTTCCAAGACAGGAGATCACAGTGGCCGGGGGGCGGACCGTGAACCTGCGCGACCTGCAAAGCCTGATTTTCATGGCCGGCGCCAGCGCGCTGATGGTGGGGAATTACCTCACCACAACCAATCAACCTGTGGAGAAGGACTTGCAGATGCTGCGAGATCTGGGGCTGGATCCGAGGTGGGACAAGCATGGATTCCGCGATCAACTGGAACCGGGCGGGGCAGGGCAGGTGGCGGTGACTGGTCCGTAG
- the lepB gene encoding signal peptidase I, whose product MSTATETTQPSTVFANPASSVGACKSGSVRPSILRQILQLLLMTVLAAASYFIISHFLLQSVRVVGRSMVPTLHDSQNCLLNRWIYHFRAPHQSDVVVLRDPSDNGFSVKRIIATPGDSVYLKDGYVYVNGCKLNESYLTPGTLTFSDSKSHDELFLCGKDHYFLLGDNRRNSIDSRVYGAVPRANILGPIIR is encoded by the coding sequence ATGAGCACTGCGACGGAAACAACGCAACCCTCGACTGTATTCGCCAACCCCGCCTCGTCTGTTGGCGCGTGCAAGAGCGGGTCAGTGCGGCCCTCCATCCTGCGGCAGATTCTCCAACTCCTGCTGATGACCGTTCTCGCCGCGGCGAGCTATTTCATCATCAGCCACTTCCTGTTGCAGTCGGTGCGGGTTGTGGGGCGGAGCATGGTGCCTACCCTCCACGACTCCCAGAACTGCCTGCTCAACCGCTGGATTTATCACTTCCGCGCGCCGCATCAAAGCGACGTGGTCGTCCTGCGCGACCCGAGCGATAACGGTTTCTCGGTCAAACGCATCATCGCCACGCCGGGAGATTCGGTCTATCTCAAGGACGGCTACGTTTACGTCAACGGCTGCAAACTTAACGAAAGTTATCTGACGCCCGGCACCCTGACGTTCAGCGACTCCAAGTCCCACGACGAGTTGTTCCTGTGCGGCAAGGATCACTATTTTCTCCTGGGCGACAACCGCCGGAATTCCATAGACAGCCGTGTTTACGGGGCGGTCCCGCGCGCGAATATCCTAGGCCCTATCATTCGCTGA
- a CDS encoding response regulator, which yields MKGPVFPQRRILVVDDEPLVCDAVKMMLDFDGHEVKTVGNGKDALAILEKDHFDLVITDFDMPAMKGDELAAAIKARSPKQPVVMITAYAEMIQASGNPLTGVDYVISKPFLLENLREAIAKVAPGTPASRVDAN from the coding sequence ATGAAGGGTCCTGTTTTCCCGCAAAGACGCATCTTGGTGGTTGATGACGAGCCGCTCGTTTGCGACGCCGTGAAGATGATGCTGGACTTCGACGGTCATGAGGTGAAGACCGTCGGCAACGGCAAGGATGCTTTGGCGATTCTGGAGAAGGACCACTTTGACCTGGTCATTACTGATTTCGATATGCCGGCAATGAAGGGCGACGAATTGGCAGCGGCCATCAAGGCCCGCTCGCCCAAGCAACCGGTTGTGATGATCACCGCCTACGCCGAGATGATCCAGGCTTCAGGCAATCCGCTCACAGGTGTTGACTACGTGATCAGCAAGCCGTTTCTCCTGGAGAACTTGCGCGAGGCCATCGCCAAAGTGGCCCCTGGCACCCCGGCGAGCCGGGTGGATGCAAATTAG
- a CDS encoding immunoglobulin domain-containing protein, producing MRFTVALAAGLLLASGQAGAQTLNLPPRPANAPTGSQFANIITPMPLGEREYWIYAQVASGNVPNFQRTLVPINVSANINGTLHTATYYAAPDYLAIGSDADYFLEPTTPLLAQRMCDLLGCTLPTRKMVNQIWTNAAVKLPPKPIPPSGAMITVPVFAQHNYMVHTQRVALTNSFPLGALVGGDKKDVVVSSKIYTNFSGPTKPVVIYGWHSTTGVPIQGLVNDHEDTYADYSHGIRLVQNAITVDGSPNTVTNVLTTSSLAALLSNEGPSEGTTSDGVIQIPRYTIAPMAPVIIIQPRSRTVLPGASPAFRVLVAGDPPLSYRWQFNGMPIEGATTSSLLISNVQPAQAGTYAVVVTNMAGTIASRPALLRVNTNVHPILFADSFATDTSTNWNLFWGAVNGLADYTTNWAYDYGMTPYTFNGVTGLVPPAPNSPDGAARAIRFTVNNNDTIAATAAVNIYPKGQSFSNDFALKFDLWINYPGNAGGADASGSTQFGVFGINHLGTQVNWAAPSASSTDGVWYALDGEGDTADDYRAYVGNLSGTQTDLTAAGTSGLSASNSTAAIYQSLFPSARFESAGAPGKNWVEVELRQTNSVLLWLLDGTVVAQRTNTSSFTLGNMMIGFMDPFPSIASPADDAFALFANLRVEDLTAPALLPPTITTQPAVQAASAGDNVSFTVAASGASPLSYQWRFNGTNFPGATGPSLSLVNVQPADAGHYDVVVSNPAGLATSAMAALTVSPSRGRFLSIAMMTNNQAQVLFSGVSGQSYLLQASTNLSYWQPIWVLAAGNGPLPFFDPDAPDYSRRFYRAREATSQTLADFEAYLPGTQVMFQPPSASGSTFPFLDATPNLACVTNIFPAGHSSAKVLAAAWSFKTATTDSWLRLTTFSAANLPNPTISTNQAVQFDLFTDKALYVAIGFRETDTTAPIGADGGIDGTVECLGGTADNSHVPVKGRYVPAGQWTTLTFLLPAEPVCGLNGNGILESTTGKGVFEHLAFVPADGYGTYRVWLDNFRVTDLTP from the coding sequence GTGAGATTCACAGTCGCGCTGGCGGCTGGGCTGCTCCTGGCATCCGGCCAGGCCGGTGCCCAGACCCTGAACCTTCCGCCACGCCCCGCCAACGCCCCGACCGGCAGCCAGTTCGCCAACATCATCACCCCCATGCCCCTGGGCGAGCGCGAGTATTGGATCTACGCGCAGGTCGCCAGCGGGAACGTCCCGAACTTCCAGCGCACACTGGTGCCCATCAACGTGAGCGCCAATATCAATGGAACCCTGCACACAGCCACCTATTACGCCGCTCCGGACTACCTGGCGATTGGCTCCGATGCGGATTACTTCCTGGAGCCGACCACGCCCTTGCTGGCCCAGCGGATGTGCGACCTGCTCGGCTGCACACTGCCGACGCGCAAGATGGTCAACCAGATTTGGACGAACGCCGCGGTCAAACTGCCGCCAAAGCCTATCCCGCCCAGTGGGGCGATGATTACCGTGCCCGTGTTTGCCCAGCATAATTACATGGTCCACACGCAGCGCGTCGCCTTAACCAATTCATTCCCTCTTGGCGCATTGGTTGGCGGAGACAAGAAGGACGTTGTCGTCTCCAGTAAGATCTACACGAACTTCAGCGGTCCAACCAAGCCAGTTGTGATTTACGGGTGGCATTCCACGACTGGCGTTCCAATTCAGGGCCTTGTCAACGACCATGAGGATACCTATGCCGATTACAGCCATGGTATCCGCCTGGTTCAAAACGCCATTACCGTGGACGGAAGCCCCAACACGGTCACCAACGTCCTGACCACCTCCAGCCTCGCCGCCCTCCTCAGTAACGAGGGACCGTCCGAAGGCACAACCAGCGACGGTGTAATCCAGATCCCGCGCTACACGATCGCACCGATGGCGCCTGTAATCATCATCCAGCCCCGCAGCCGCACGGTGCTGCCGGGCGCCAGCCCCGCTTTTCGGGTGCTGGTTGCGGGCGATCCGCCGCTCAGTTACCGCTGGCAGTTCAACGGGATGCCGATTGAGGGCGCGACGACCTCCAGCCTGCTCATCAGCAACGTTCAACCCGCCCAAGCCGGCACTTATGCCGTCGTCGTGACCAACATGGCAGGGACCATCGCCAGCCGCCCTGCCCTGCTTCGCGTCAACACTAATGTCCATCCCATTCTCTTTGCCGACAGCTTTGCAACCGACACTTCGACAAACTGGAATTTGTTCTGGGGTGCGGTCAACGGTCTCGCCGATTACACCACCAACTGGGCGTACGACTATGGCATGACGCCTTACACTTTCAACGGTGTCACCGGTCTTGTTCCGCCCGCGCCCAATTCGCCTGACGGCGCCGCTCGCGCCATCCGATTCACGGTCAACAACAACGACACCATCGCCGCCACCGCCGCGGTGAACATCTACCCCAAGGGCCAGTCTTTCAGCAATGACTTCGCCCTGAAGTTCGACCTGTGGATCAACTACCCCGGTAACGCGGGCGGCGCCGACGCGTCGGGCTCCACCCAGTTTGGGGTTTTCGGTATCAACCATCTCGGCACCCAGGTCAACTGGGCCGCTCCCTCGGCTTCTTCTACAGACGGCGTCTGGTATGCGCTGGATGGTGAAGGCGACACTGCCGACGACTACCGGGCTTACGTGGGCAACCTCTCCGGCACTCAGACTGACCTGACGGCAGCCGGCACCAGCGGATTGAGCGCCTCCAACAGCACCGCCGCCATCTATCAAAGTCTCTTCCCGTCCGCGCGCTTCGAGTCTGCTGGCGCCCCCGGCAAAAACTGGGTCGAAGTGGAACTGCGCCAAACCAACAGCGTCTTGCTCTGGCTTCTCGACGGCACGGTCGTCGCCCAGCGCACCAACACCTCCAGCTTCACCTTGGGTAACATGATGATCGGTTTCATGGACCCATTCCCTTCCATAGCCAGCCCGGCGGATGACGCCTTCGCGTTGTTTGCCAACCTGCGCGTGGAGGACCTCACTGCCCCCGCGCTCCTTCCGCCTACGATTACCACCCAGCCTGCCGTTCAGGCAGCGAGCGCGGGCGACAACGTGTCGTTCACCGTCGCCGCGAGCGGCGCTTCCCCTCTCAGCTACCAATGGCGCTTCAACGGGACAAACTTCCCCGGTGCGACTGGTCCCTCCCTCTCCCTGGTCAATGTCCAACCAGCAGATGCCGGCCACTACGATGTTGTCGTCAGCAATCCCGCCGGCTTGGCCACCAGCGCCATGGCAGCCCTGACCGTCAGTCCGTCCCGAGGCCGTTTTCTATCCATCGCGATGATGACCAACAATCAAGCGCAAGTGCTCTTCTCGGGGGTATCAGGACAAAGCTACCTGCTGCAGGCCTCCACCAACCTGTCTTACTGGCAGCCGATCTGGGTGCTCGCCGCCGGCAACGGTCCCCTACCCTTCTTTGACCCTGACGCGCCTGACTATAGCCGTCGCTTCTACCGCGCGCGCGAGGCAACGTCACAAACGCTGGCCGATTTCGAGGCCTATTTGCCGGGGACCCAGGTGATGTTCCAGCCGCCTTCTGCCTCCGGTTCAACCTTTCCCTTCCTCGATGCCACGCCCAACCTGGCCTGCGTCACCAATATCTTCCCCGCCGGTCACTCCAGCGCCAAAGTGCTGGCCGCAGCTTGGAGCTTCAAAACCGCCACCACTGACTCTTGGTTGCGGCTGACGACCTTCAGCGCCGCCAACCTGCCCAATCCCACCATCAGCACCAATCAGGCCGTGCAGTTCGATCTCTTCACCGACAAGGCCCTGTACGTCGCCATCGGCTTCCGCGAAACTGATACCACTGCCCCCATTGGCGCCGACGGCGGAATCGACGGCACTGTGGAATGCCTCGGAGGCACGGCCGACAACAGTCACGTTCCGGTCAAGGGCCGTTACGTCCCGGCGGGCCAGTGGACAACCTTAACCTTCCTCCTCCCCGCTGAACCAGTGTGCGGCCTGAACGGCAACGGGATATTGGAAAGCACCACAGGCAAAGGGGTCTTCGAGCATCTGGCATTCGTGCCGGCCGACGGCTATGGCACTTACCGTGTTTGGCTGGACAACTTCCGGGTGACCGATTTAACCCCGTAA
- a CDS encoding response regulator transcription factor codes for MKKVAVLLVDDHAVVRQGLRALLEAEGDISVVGEAENGRKAVVLAKKTLPEVVLMDVAMPGLNGLEATRQIVKYVPSAKVLVLTSYGDEDYVTQLMEAGAVGYLVKQTAATDLLKAVRQVHKGHAFFSPMIAKRLRKNGGGILQKGQSGKKGTGLTSREAEVLQLVAEGLANKQIAGELSISIKTVEKHRQQAMNKLNIHDVASLTRYAISKGWVESGALARI; via the coding sequence ATGAAGAAAGTAGCTGTTTTGCTGGTGGACGACCATGCGGTGGTTCGCCAGGGATTGCGAGCCTTGCTGGAGGCGGAAGGGGATATCTCCGTGGTGGGCGAAGCGGAGAATGGGCGGAAGGCGGTGGTGTTGGCCAAGAAGACGCTGCCCGAGGTGGTGCTCATGGATGTGGCAATGCCGGGTTTGAATGGTCTGGAAGCGACGCGGCAGATAGTAAAGTATGTTCCGTCGGCCAAGGTGCTTGTCCTGACTTCGTACGGGGATGAGGACTATGTGACTCAATTGATGGAGGCCGGAGCCGTGGGCTACCTGGTCAAGCAAACGGCCGCGACGGATTTGCTGAAAGCCGTTCGCCAGGTTCATAAGGGTCATGCGTTTTTCAGTCCAATGATCGCCAAGCGTCTGCGCAAGAATGGCGGGGGAATCCTCCAGAAAGGACAATCGGGCAAGAAAGGAACGGGTTTGACGTCACGCGAGGCGGAGGTGCTGCAACTGGTGGCAGAGGGCCTCGCGAACAAGCAAATCGCGGGGGAACTGTCCATCAGCATAAAGACGGTGGAGAAGCACCGCCAGCAGGCGATGAACAAGCTCAATATTCACGACGTCGCCAGCCTGACCCGTTACGCGATTTCCAAAGGCTGGGTGGAGTCGGGCGCGTTGGCGCGGATTTGA
- a CDS encoding cation:proton antiporter yields MHSVAFLQDLAVVMIVAGLVTLIFHRFKQPVVLGYILAGVIIGPHTPPAALIHDKQTIDTLAELGVILLMFSLGLEFNLRKLTQVGASALIAALMEILLLFWVGYEIGRYFAWPLLDRIFLGAMLSMSSTTVIIKVLGELGKMKERFSQLIFGVLIIEDILGIAMIALLSGIAMTGRLSVGDVGLTLGKLGIFLAVALVVGLIAVPRLLGYVARFKSNEMLIITVLGLCFGVSLLAAKLGYSVALGAFIIGAVIAEAREIHRVETLLEPVRDMFSAIFFVAIGLLIEPAMLIAHWQPVLVITLAVIVGKVLTCSFGAFVGGNDTRTSLRVGMGLAQIGEFSFIIASLGVTLKVTSNFLYPIAVAVSAITTLLTPYLIKSADTMVGWFDRVAPRPLVSSLDLYTRWVGQFGSQRDSSMASKLVRQWLWQMALNSVLVAGVFIAAAFLERRRPGWLKELGIGDEGLKAAFWLAAVVFSLPLLIATFRKLQALGLLIAETKVHAATAGERTAAIRAVVAQVVPIAGTVVMGIFVLALSSTLLPSMEVFAVLVLIVAIVTWLLWRSSIRIYSKAQAALVETFAQPPAPRQSNAPAALPSLLREADLETVTLAANSAAAGKLIGELELRTRTGASIVGIERSGSRIINPGPDEELQSGDQILLLGARSQLDSARTVLTTQV; encoded by the coding sequence ATGCATTCGGTCGCTTTTCTGCAAGACCTGGCGGTCGTGATGATTGTGGCCGGGTTGGTAACACTGATCTTCCACCGGTTCAAGCAGCCGGTGGTCCTGGGCTACATTCTCGCGGGCGTCATCATCGGCCCGCACACTCCGCCGGCTGCGCTCATCCACGACAAGCAGACCATTGACACGCTGGCCGAGCTGGGGGTCATCCTGCTCATGTTTTCGCTCGGGCTGGAGTTCAACCTGCGCAAGCTTACCCAGGTGGGCGCGTCGGCCCTGATCGCCGCCCTGATGGAGATCCTGCTGCTCTTCTGGGTCGGGTATGAAATTGGCCGTTACTTCGCATGGCCCTTGCTGGACCGCATCTTCCTCGGCGCGATGCTCTCGATGTCCTCCACCACGGTCATCATCAAGGTGCTTGGAGAACTGGGCAAGATGAAGGAGCGCTTTTCGCAACTGATCTTCGGCGTGCTGATTATTGAGGACATTCTCGGCATCGCCATGATCGCGCTCCTGTCCGGCATTGCGATGACGGGCCGGTTGAGCGTGGGAGACGTGGGCCTCACGCTGGGCAAGCTGGGGATCTTCCTGGCGGTGGCGTTGGTGGTGGGTTTGATCGCGGTGCCGCGCTTGCTTGGCTATGTGGCGCGATTCAAGAGCAACGAGATGTTGATCATCACCGTGCTGGGCTTGTGCTTCGGCGTGTCGCTGCTGGCCGCGAAGCTGGGCTACAGCGTGGCCCTGGGCGCATTCATCATTGGCGCTGTCATCGCGGAGGCGCGGGAGATCCACCGGGTGGAGACCCTGCTGGAGCCGGTGCGCGACATGTTCAGCGCGATCTTCTTTGTGGCTATCGGGCTGTTGATCGAACCGGCCATGCTGATCGCACACTGGCAGCCCGTTCTGGTCATTACCCTGGCGGTGATCGTGGGCAAGGTGTTGACCTGCTCTTTTGGCGCGTTCGTCGGGGGCAATGACACCCGCACCTCGCTGCGGGTCGGCATGGGGCTGGCGCAGATCGGCGAATTTTCGTTCATCATTGCGTCGCTTGGCGTGACGCTCAAAGTTACCAGCAACTTCCTTTACCCCATCGCCGTGGCGGTCTCCGCCATCACGACCCTGCTGACGCCCTACCTGATCAAGAGCGCCGACACCATGGTGGGCTGGTTCGACCGTGTGGCGCCGAGGCCGCTGGTCAGCAGCCTTGACCTCTACACTCGCTGGGTGGGGCAGTTCGGCAGCCAGCGGGACAGCAGCATGGCGTCAAAGTTGGTGCGGCAGTGGCTTTGGCAAATGGCCCTGAACAGCGTCCTGGTAGCGGGGGTGTTTATCGCGGCGGCCTTCCTGGAGCGTCGCCGGCCCGGGTGGTTGAAGGAACTCGGAATCGGCGACGAAGGACTCAAGGCCGCGTTTTGGCTGGCGGCCGTGGTGTTTTCCTTACCCTTGCTCATCGCCACTTTCCGCAAGCTGCAGGCCCTTGGCCTTCTGATCGCGGAAACCAAGGTGCACGCGGCGACGGCAGGAGAGCGCACCGCGGCCATTCGCGCCGTTGTGGCCCAGGTGGTGCCGATCGCCGGGACCGTCGTGATGGGGATATTTGTGCTGGCGCTCAGTTCCACCCTTTTGCCGAGCATGGAAGTCTTCGCTGTGCTGGTTCTCATCGTGGCGATCGTCACCTGGCTGCTCTGGCGTTCGTCCATCAGGATCTACTCCAAGGCGCAAGCCGCCCTGGTGGAGACCTTTGCGCAACCGCCCGCACCGCGACAATCTAATGCTCCCGCTGCGCTGCCATCCCTGCTGCGCGAGGCGGATCTGGAGACCGTAACCCTCGCTGCCAATTCGGCCGCCGCCGGTAAATTGATCGGCGAACTCGAATTGCGCACGCGCACGGGCGCGAGCATTGTCGGCATCGAACGCAGCGGTTCCCGGATCATCAATCCCGGCCCCGATGAGGAACTCCAATCCGGCGACCAGATCCTGCTGCTTGGCGCCCGCTCGCAACTCGATTCGGCCCGAACCGTGCTGACCACCCAGGTTTGA